From the Saccharobesus litoralis genome, one window contains:
- a CDS encoding sulfatase-like hydrolase/transferase, translating to MKLRVNKFTWLAAAAITACLTACGQDSQIDSSESAQSADLVANTKTITDDGTTKTSKKPNVLILFFDDMRFDSFSYRGGPVNTPHIDALAAQSTRFDYAMSTTGLCSPSRAALFTGRWGHKNGLDDNVELFHSRKYELDLSQGGLLKRASDQDYYVGYVGKWHIGPQGARLRGADFVKEHADTRVRKPRHYVPYDDVASIEGYKQGKLDANGEKHVYFKTLDGKFEDTAAYDKVRYGKQMLVEAAKQDKPFFGVVSFNQPHPPYRVPEPYASMYDPKTVEVPANHMAKRELKPMAQDRILWPWHDVSHMTDMDYRKSRTFYYGAIAMVDDIIGELIATAKEVGLYDDLHIVLLGDQGSMIGEHNLFDKGPYAYDELMRIPLFIRNPNTEPKIVNRQVSMIDIAPTLAELMGLENDGDVDGRSLVPLMEQGDAADEGREDTALYAYEWYNGSWFGVRALRTPEAKFVWYPGDNRDELYDLKNDPVELNNLIFEHDYHQQLVKLSGLLEQEMVRTKDPLLDIFRHHLPTILKQEKPVQPKH from the coding sequence ATGAAACTGAGAGTAAATAAATTCACTTGGCTAGCGGCAGCGGCTATAACTGCTTGCTTGACCGCGTGTGGCCAAGACAGCCAAATTGACAGCAGCGAATCAGCACAAAGTGCTGATCTTGTCGCGAATACCAAAACCATTACCGATGACGGTACAACAAAAACAAGTAAGAAACCCAACGTACTTATTTTGTTTTTTGATGATATGCGTTTTGATAGTTTTTCTTATCGTGGTGGTCCTGTTAATACCCCACACATTGACGCATTGGCCGCGCAAAGCACGCGTTTTGATTATGCCATGTCAACCACGGGCTTATGTTCGCCGTCACGAGCAGCGTTATTTACCGGGCGCTGGGGGCATAAAAATGGCTTAGACGACAACGTTGAGCTATTTCATTCACGCAAGTATGAGCTGGATTTAAGCCAAGGCGGGTTACTAAAACGCGCATCCGATCAAGACTACTATGTAGGCTATGTTGGTAAGTGGCATATTGGCCCACAAGGCGCGCGTTTACGTGGAGCTGACTTTGTTAAAGAGCATGCCGATACCCGTGTGCGTAAACCTCGTCATTATGTACCTTACGATGATGTCGCTAGCATTGAAGGCTACAAACAAGGCAAATTAGATGCTAATGGCGAGAAACACGTTTATTTCAAAACCCTAGACGGTAAATTTGAAGATACCGCAGCCTATGACAAGGTGCGCTATGGCAAGCAAATGTTGGTTGAAGCTGCCAAGCAAGACAAGCCCTTTTTTGGTGTCGTTAGCTTTAACCAGCCGCATCCACCGTATCGTGTACCAGAGCCATATGCCAGCATGTACGACCCGAAGACAGTCGAAGTGCCAGCTAACCACATGGCTAAGCGTGAACTTAAGCCGATGGCGCAAGATAGAATATTATGGCCTTGGCACGACGTATCACACATGACAGACATGGATTACCGTAAATCACGCACTTTTTACTACGGCGCGATTGCCATGGTTGATGACATCATTGGCGAGCTCATCGCGACTGCGAAAGAAGTGGGCTTGTACGATGATTTACACATTGTGCTATTGGGCGACCAAGGTAGCATGATAGGTGAGCACAACTTATTTGATAAAGGCCCCTACGCTTACGATGAATTAATGCGCATTCCATTATTTATCCGTAACCCTAATACCGAGCCAAAAATTGTTAATCGCCAAGTATCGATGATCGATATTGCACCGACATTAGCAGAGTTAATGGGGTTAGAGAACGATGGCGATGTTGATGGCCGTTCGCTCGTACCGTTAATGGAACAAGGTGATGCCGCTGATGAAGGGCGTGAAGACACCGCACTTTATGCTTATGAATGGTACAACGGCTCATGGTTTGGCGTGCGTGCGTTGCGTACACCTGAGGCTAAGTTTGTCTGGTATCCAGGTGACAACCGAGATGAATTGTATGATCTGAAAAACGATCCGGTAGAGCTAAACAACTTAATTTTTGAGCACGACTATCATCAACAATTAGTTAAGTTGTCGGGCTTACTGGAGCAAGAAATGGTGCGCACCAAGGATCCGCTATTGGATATCTTCCGTCATCACTTGCCGACTATTTTAAAGCAAGAAAAACCGGTTCAACCTAAGCACTAA
- a CDS encoding class II aldolase/adducin family protein, which yields MNEFIIKDGFKYLHPKDQIILIMERVYSYEMTTTSGGNISIKDENGDIWVTPSGVDKGGLTREDIVCVKADGTIEGRHKPSSEYPFHLAIYQARDDIKAVLHAHPPALVSFSASGMVPNTSLMAGVKDICGEIDFVPYALPGSEQLGANIAESFNKGFDTVLLENHGTVTGSCNLFDAFKQFETLDYTARIQIKATALGKITPLSQEELAIQPVHLNDVESFSPSHINSVEKELRFEMSRFIQRSYQQKLITSTEGTFAQRLSEHEFLITPHGEDRKYMSPDNLVLVKNGQCETGKVPSFALAMIQAVFAENPNIHSCIIAHPPNLMAFNVTDTELDSKIIPEAYILMRDIKKVSFVTSMREMQTIAHVLGEASPICMLQNNGIIVTGNNMLQAYDRLEVSEFTAKAVLDSFQLGHVNAMGDEEISELKQAFNLPD from the coding sequence GTGAACGAATTTATTATTAAAGATGGTTTTAAGTACTTACATCCTAAAGACCAAATAATTTTGATTATGGAGCGGGTATACAGTTACGAAATGACGACGACCTCGGGTGGTAACATTTCAATAAAGGACGAAAATGGTGATATCTGGGTGACGCCAAGTGGCGTAGATAAAGGTGGGTTAACTCGAGAAGATATTGTTTGTGTTAAAGCGGATGGCACTATTGAGGGGCGGCATAAACCGTCTTCTGAATATCCATTTCATCTTGCCATCTATCAAGCCAGAGATGATATTAAGGCAGTTTTACATGCTCATCCGCCTGCATTAGTTTCTTTTTCAGCTTCGGGTATGGTGCCTAACACTAGTTTAATGGCCGGAGTAAAAGATATTTGTGGCGAAATCGATTTTGTGCCGTATGCCTTGCCAGGTAGTGAGCAGTTAGGGGCAAATATCGCTGAATCATTTAACAAGGGTTTTGATACAGTATTACTTGAAAATCATGGAACTGTGACCGGATCGTGCAATTTATTTGATGCATTTAAACAGTTTGAAACGCTAGACTACACGGCGCGTATTCAAATTAAAGCAACCGCTTTGGGTAAAATTACTCCACTGAGTCAAGAAGAACTAGCAATTCAGCCGGTCCACTTAAATGATGTTGAATCCTTTTCACCGAGTCATATCAATAGTGTTGAAAAAGAATTGCGCTTTGAGATGAGTCGTTTTATCCAGCGCAGTTATCAACAAAAGTTGATTACTAGTACGGAAGGCACGTTTGCTCAGCGTTTATCAGAGCATGAATTTCTTATCACCCCTCATGGCGAAGATAGAAAATACATGTCACCAGATAACTTGGTTCTAGTTAAAAATGGTCAATGTGAAACGGGTAAAGTCCCCAGTTTTGCACTAGCTATGATCCAAGCTGTGTTTGCTGAAAACCCCAATATTCATTCTTGTATTATTGCCCATCCACCTAATTTGATGGCGTTTAATGTCACAGATACTGAGCTTGATTCGAAAATTATTCCTGAAGCTTACATTTTGATGCGTGATATTAAAAAAGTCTCGTTTGTGACTTCAATGCGTGAGATGCAAACCATAGCGCATGTATTGGGCGAGGCTAGCCCTATTTGCATGTTGCAAAATAATGGCATCATTGTTACTGGGAATAATATGTTGCAAGCTTACGATAGGCTAGAAGTCTCTGAATTTACTGCCAAGGCGGTGCTAGATTCTTTCCAATTAGGTCATGTTAATGCCATGGGAGATGAAGAAATCAGTGAGCTGAAGCAAGCGTTTAATTTGCCGGATTAA
- a CDS encoding sodium:solute symporter family protein, translating to MSHFDFSIAIAFSLLVFALGLSFSRGGSSVKSFFAAGGAVPWWISGLSLFMSFFSVGTFVVWGSIAYESGMVAVVIQATMSIAGFIVGFYIAPRWNRTKALTAAEYIAERLGIKTQKFYTLVFLFISLFSGGAFLYPVGKMIEVTVGIPLSMSIMLLGLLIIIYTTAGGLWAVLVTDVLQFVVLTAAVLIVVPLALGEVGGVSQFIDQAPTDFFALTNSEYDWLFMAAFGFYNMVFIGGSWAYVQRYTSVSSPKEAKKVGLLFGGLYLIAPLIWMLPPMIYRVMNPDTSAVDAEGAYLMISQQVVPDGLMGLILGAMVFATASSVNTTLNIAAGVFTNDVYKQFRQAPNDKELMLVARITTVIFGLLSVGVALSVTSMGGIVEVAFSLAAITGVALFLPPIWSMFSKYQTGKSVVLTTLFSLAVNGFFKFVSPSWFDFSLGRSAEMLVGVLVPVLCLLVFEAWARMSKASLNQYAAYQQHYQQKCLAAQSAEPEQNSSANVFGRKVIACGVFAIGVLIAALGLLTDKGGMTIVIVGLVILLCSAVVFPWARQSEKEPVSVA from the coding sequence TTGAGTCACTTTGATTTTTCAATCGCTATCGCATTCTCTTTGCTCGTTTTTGCACTGGGTTTATCTTTTTCACGTGGCGGCAGTAGCGTCAAATCCTTTTTTGCGGCTGGCGGTGCCGTGCCTTGGTGGATCTCTGGCTTATCATTATTTATGAGCTTCTTTTCTGTGGGTACCTTTGTGGTTTGGGGATCCATTGCTTATGAATCAGGCATGGTTGCGGTCGTTATCCAAGCCACTATGTCTATTGCTGGTTTTATTGTTGGATTTTATATAGCACCACGCTGGAATCGCACCAAAGCACTAACCGCAGCAGAATATATTGCTGAGCGATTAGGTATCAAAACCCAAAAGTTTTATACATTGGTCTTTTTGTTTATCTCGCTATTTAGTGGCGGTGCATTTTTATACCCTGTTGGCAAAATGATTGAGGTGACGGTGGGCATTCCACTTTCTATGTCAATTATGCTTCTGGGTTTACTTATTATTATTTACACCACAGCTGGCGGTTTGTGGGCTGTTCTGGTCACTGATGTATTGCAGTTTGTCGTATTAACGGCGGCAGTTCTTATTGTTGTGCCGTTGGCACTGGGTGAGGTTGGCGGTGTAAGCCAATTTATTGATCAAGCGCCGACTGATTTTTTCGCTTTAACCAATAGTGAATACGACTGGTTATTTATGGCCGCATTTGGCTTTTATAATATGGTGTTCATTGGTGGTAGTTGGGCTTACGTACAACGTTATACCAGTGTATCTAGCCCTAAAGAAGCGAAAAAAGTCGGGTTACTATTTGGTGGTCTATATTTAATCGCCCCTTTGATTTGGATGTTACCACCTATGATCTATCGGGTGATGAACCCAGACACCAGTGCCGTTGATGCCGAAGGTGCTTATTTAATGATAAGTCAGCAAGTGGTGCCTGACGGATTGATGGGGCTTATTTTAGGTGCCATGGTGTTTGCAACGGCGAGTTCAGTTAATACCACGCTTAATATTGCGGCTGGCGTATTTACCAACGATGTATACAAGCAGTTTAGGCAAGCGCCAAACGACAAAGAATTAATGTTAGTTGCGCGCATCACCACGGTTATTTTTGGTTTATTGTCAGTCGGTGTTGCGCTGTCGGTAACCAGTATGGGCGGCATTGTTGAAGTCGCGTTTAGTTTGGCTGCTATTACCGGTGTCGCGTTATTTTTACCGCCTATTTGGTCCATGTTTTCAAAATATCAGACAGGAAAATCTGTCGTGTTGACCACCCTATTTAGCTTGGCAGTGAATGGTTTCTTTAAGTTTGTCAGCCCAAGCTGGTTTGATTTTTCATTAGGGCGCTCGGCAGAAATGCTGGTTGGCGTACTGGTGCCCGTTTTGTGTTTGCTTGTATTTGAAGCGTGGGCACGAATGAGCAAGGCATCGCTTAATCAATACGCGGCGTACCAACAACATTATCAACAAAAATGTTTAGCGGCTCAAAGCGCCGAACCTGAACAAAACAGCTCGGCTAACGTGTTTGGTCGCAAGGTTATTGCCTGCGGTGTATTCGCTATTGGTGTGCTCATTGCGGCATTAGGCTTACTGACGGATAAAGGCGGTATGACAATTGTCATTGTCGGACTGGTGATTTTACTTTGTTCAGCTGTGGTTTTTCCTTGGGCGAGACAATCAGAAAAAGAACCCGTTTCGGTCGCGTAA
- a CDS encoding demethoxyubiquinone hydroxylase family protein: protein MSSKEVARIIRVDHAGEYGAISIYSAQLFIAKFFYRDIVNQLQEMLQHEKQHFSTFDDWLKCNNTRPCYALWLWPLGGYILGLVTGLLGRKSIWVCTGAVESTVLHHLDGQLNYLSRHSKSAYQTVLSIKKDEEEHLNLGLQKGSDSIVYLPIQIIVKYSTKFAIWLSMKL, encoded by the coding sequence ATGTCTTCAAAAGAAGTTGCTAGAATAATCCGTGTTGACCATGCCGGTGAGTATGGCGCCATCAGTATTTATAGTGCTCAATTATTCATTGCTAAGTTTTTCTACCGAGATATAGTGAATCAATTACAAGAAATGCTGCAACATGAAAAGCAGCATTTTTCCACATTTGATGACTGGCTTAAATGCAATAACACTCGTCCCTGCTACGCACTTTGGTTATGGCCATTGGGTGGATACATTTTAGGTTTAGTTACTGGGCTATTGGGTCGAAAATCAATTTGGGTATGCACAGGAGCCGTAGAGTCGACTGTACTTCATCATTTAGATGGGCAACTAAATTACTTATCTAGACATAGTAAAAGCGCGTATCAAACGGTGTTAAGCATTAAAAAAGATGAAGAGGAACATTTAAATTTAGGTTTACAAAAAGGTTCTGATTCAATTGTTTACTTACCAATTCAAATTATTGTCAAATACTCAACTAAATTCGCAATTTGGTTATCAATGAAGCTTTAA
- a CDS encoding heparin lyase I family protein, with amino-acid sequence MKKLSVFLFVFFINIFPSSAEIIWSADPNKSNKVTDFFKRLDDGNYPQDYCKVKGDEKGVAASTASIVTDPRYGKVWHINKPINRKRGEFARFEGKINHLSPKEGDDLYIAWNWKIDTADGTKIDKEITVFQWKSASPHNQNYPINMEYDGDLTLNVFGADYSKKVGQFKRRAILWRKAIPQGEWVSLIVRVKVNKDDFGGVVQFWFNGELQQLDNLKTKLYQAKISDDKKSVFHRTNDGRFVYPKWGAYNKKSCQYNVNIYYHDMKVGTTLESVMPIQNH; translated from the coding sequence ATGAAAAAATTAAGCGTCTTCCTATTTGTATTTTTTATCAATATTTTCCCTTCTTCAGCTGAAATTATTTGGTCTGCAGATCCAAATAAAAGTAATAAGGTTACTGACTTTTTTAAACGATTGGACGATGGCAATTACCCGCAAGATTATTGCAAGGTTAAAGGCGATGAAAAAGGCGTTGCCGCATCAACTGCCAGTATTGTGACTGATCCGCGCTATGGTAAGGTTTGGCATATTAATAAGCCGATTAACCGTAAACGCGGTGAGTTTGCGCGCTTTGAAGGTAAAATTAATCATTTATCGCCTAAAGAAGGCGACGATCTATATATTGCATGGAATTGGAAAATAGATACGGCAGACGGCACGAAAATTGATAAAGAGATCACGGTTTTTCAATGGAAATCGGCCAGCCCCCACAATCAAAATTACCCCATTAATATGGAATACGACGGTGATCTTACATTAAACGTGTTTGGCGCTGATTACAGCAAAAAAGTCGGGCAATTTAAGCGCCGTGCGATACTTTGGCGTAAAGCTATACCCCAAGGTGAGTGGGTGTCGTTAATCGTTCGCGTCAAAGTAAACAAGGATGATTTTGGTGGTGTTGTGCAATTCTGGTTTAACGGCGAGCTACAGCAATTAGACAACCTAAAAACCAAGTTGTACCAAGCCAAAATTTCAGACGACAAGAAAAGCGTATTTCATCGCACCAACGACGGCCGTTTTGTGTACCCTAAATGGGGTGCCTATAACAAAAAATCTTGCCAATACAACGTCAATATTTATTATCACGATATGAAAGTAGGAACAACGTTAGAGTCGGTCATGCCTATTCAAAACCATTAA
- a CDS encoding GFA family protein, which yields MKGACLCGDVQFELSLTSINMYQCHCEQCRKQTGTASSCGTVVTEDSFHWLCGEQKISQWHKSTGFTSHFCQTCGSSVPNKFRGHPFYWVPVGSLDHPNVTTVANLFLCEKVEWSNVNSADNAYDTKPSIESLMDILIADNT from the coding sequence ATGAAAGGCGCCTGTTTATGCGGTGACGTTCAATTTGAACTCAGCCTAACCAGTATTAATATGTACCAATGCCACTGTGAGCAATGCAGAAAGCAAACCGGCACGGCATCGAGTTGCGGCACGGTAGTCACTGAGGATAGTTTTCATTGGCTTTGTGGCGAACAAAAGATAAGTCAATGGCATAAGAGTACAGGGTTTACCTCGCATTTTTGTCAAACCTGCGGCTCTTCTGTGCCAAACAAATTTCGAGGCCATCCCTTTTATTGGGTGCCTGTCGGATCACTTGATCATCCCAACGTGACCACGGTAGCCAATCTATTTTTATGTGAAAAGGTAGAGTGGAGCAATGTCAATTCGGCAGACAATGCTTATGACACAAAGCCTTCAATCGAAAGTTTGATGGATATACTGATAGCTGACAATACATAG
- a CDS encoding energy transducer TonB has protein sequence MNKIIALACFTIMLVGCLSTPSKVYQQSEVNQISKPIVRVTPRFPKNTSNKSLSGYIKAKYVVKEDGRIGDVVILESQPKGFFDAEGIKAIKKWRYRPAILNGKPVDSWQTTQLNWGK, from the coding sequence ATGAATAAAATCATAGCACTAGCTTGTTTTACAATTATGCTTGTGGGTTGTTTATCAACCCCAAGCAAGGTATACCAGCAAAGTGAAGTTAATCAAATCAGTAAACCTATTGTTAGAGTCACCCCTAGGTTTCCTAAAAATACCTCAAATAAATCGCTTTCGGGTTATATAAAAGCTAAATATGTTGTCAAAGAAGATGGCAGGATCGGCGATGTTGTGATCCTTGAATCACAACCCAAAGGTTTTTTTGATGCTGAAGGGATTAAAGCAATCAAAAAATGGCGCTATCGCCCGGCGATATTAAATGGGAAACCGGTCGATTCTTGGCAGACTACGCAACTTAATTGGGGAAAATAG
- a CDS encoding type II toxin-antitoxin system Phd/YefM family antitoxin has translation MRQVLADCSASISELKKNPTALLNEADGAAIAILNHNKPAAYLVPAETYEWLMEIVEDYELAKIVDERRRDLSSAVEVSLDDL, from the coding sequence ATGAGACAAGTTCTAGCCGATTGTTCAGCAAGTATTTCTGAGCTAAAAAAAAATCCAACAGCTTTACTTAATGAAGCTGATGGTGCCGCAATAGCAATATTAAATCACAATAAACCCGCTGCCTATTTAGTTCCTGCCGAGACTTATGAATGGTTAATGGAAATTGTAGAAGATTATGAGCTAGCTAAAATAGTAGACGAACGTCGTCGTGATCTATCGAGCGCAGTTGAAGTTAGTTTAGATGACTTATAG
- a CDS encoding IclR family transcriptional regulator — protein sequence MKSKAGAQINHSILDGIAVLQAIAGAPAPIGGKEIAERLGLENTRVNRLLKTLASVGIAQQTTNRKYTPGPGIHVLATQSLYASGLLRSAIPSLEKLTQLNLTVAMGVLWFDTVSYVFHAKPGMSAAEGIGRVGLRPATMSGIGMALLANSPIESVIEVYKDKTIPNFPDGVDSLLAELEKIRQQGWTRFQFQPDGEVTPNKAYTVSLTVGQPANSAIALQGDISEDDTQTVLTALREAKQAIEIELAKIKSLT from the coding sequence ATGAAATCAAAAGCCGGTGCGCAAATTAATCATAGTATTTTGGATGGGATCGCCGTATTACAAGCTATAGCGGGGGCTCCGGCTCCAATTGGGGGTAAAGAAATTGCCGAACGACTTGGGTTAGAAAACACCCGAGTCAATCGCTTGCTTAAAACCTTGGCATCTGTCGGTATTGCCCAGCAAACCACCAATCGTAAATATACCCCTGGTCCTGGCATTCACGTTCTTGCTACGCAAAGCCTTTACGCTTCGGGGTTATTAAGAAGTGCCATTCCCTCACTTGAAAAGCTCACTCAGTTAAATTTGACTGTCGCCATGGGTGTCCTGTGGTTTGATACCGTATCTTACGTATTTCACGCCAAACCCGGCATGAGCGCAGCCGAAGGCATAGGCCGTGTTGGTTTACGCCCCGCCACCATGAGCGGCATAGGCATGGCGTTGCTTGCTAATAGTCCCATCGAGTCTGTAATTGAGGTATACAAAGATAAAACCATTCCTAATTTTCCGGATGGTGTTGATAGTTTATTAGCTGAGCTAGAGAAAATACGTCAGCAAGGTTGGACACGGTTTCAGTTTCAACCTGACGGCGAAGTAACACCCAACAAAGCCTACACGGTATCGCTTACAGTGGGCCAGCCCGCCAATTCAGCAATAGCGCTACAAGGTGACATCAGCGAAGATGACACCCAAACCGTGTTAACCGCTCTACGTGAAGCGAAACAAGCCATTGAAATAGAGCTAGCGAAAATAAAGTCATTAACTTAG
- a CDS encoding type II toxin-antitoxin system RelE family toxin, translated as MTYRLKFLPIAKKEWDKLAEPLKVQFKKKLAERLVNPHVPSAKLRGFDSVYKIKLRTAGYRLAYEVIDDEIVIYVLAIGKRDKDAIYKKLASRLG; from the coding sequence ATGACTTATAGATTAAAGTTTTTGCCTATTGCAAAAAAAGAGTGGGATAAGTTAGCAGAGCCTTTAAAAGTCCAATTTAAAAAGAAACTCGCAGAGCGACTCGTGAATCCACACGTACCCTCTGCCAAGCTGCGAGGGTTCGATTCGGTATATAAAATTAAATTGCGCACAGCAGGCTACCGATTGGCATACGAGGTCATTGATGACGAAATTGTCATCTACGTATTGGCCATAGGAAAGCGTGATAAAGATGCGATATATAAAAAGTTAGCATCTCGCTTGGGGTAA
- a CDS encoding sulfatase translates to MINRRHFLLGGASLLTAACSTQFDWLTDLKKQYPNVLMLAVDDLNNWVGALGGHPNAKTPNIDRLAAKGTTFTNAHAPAPLCGPSRASIMTGLAPSTTGIYGHVHDNDIKSANDKAAQSIFLSEYFKQHGYYTAAVGKIFHQDVAEGSFDEFGGRVKMFGPYAPKALNWDKKGTSTDWGAYPERDDQMPDYDSANWLIEQLEREHDKPFFLAGGFLRPHVPWTVPQKWLDMHPIEDIELPPYLKDDMDDVPEIAKRITEFKMMPTTEWAKESGQWKYIVQAYLASVSFVDSCIGKVLDALDNSQYADNTAVVLWGDHGYDIGEKNRFAKMALWETSTKTPLIIKPPKSSGKQVSSRPVSLLDLYPTLVKMCGLPENTYNQGNDLTPLLFKPDAQWQHAAVTTFGPNNHAVKTDRYRYIRYEDGSEELYDHKTDPNEWHNIANNKDYQGIKDQLSQHLPRENAAWSPVSQFRSNDYFKAITDAVQSNKM, encoded by the coding sequence ATGATTAATAGGCGACATTTTCTTTTAGGCGGCGCAAGTTTATTGACTGCGGCTTGTTCTACTCAATTTGATTGGTTAACCGATCTTAAAAAGCAATATCCAAATGTATTAATGCTGGCGGTTGATGATTTAAATAATTGGGTAGGCGCGTTAGGTGGACACCCCAATGCCAAAACACCCAATATTGACCGATTAGCTGCAAAAGGCACAACCTTTACCAATGCTCATGCCCCCGCTCCTTTGTGTGGCCCATCACGAGCTAGCATAATGACAGGGTTAGCGCCTTCAACTACTGGTATATATGGTCATGTGCACGACAATGATATTAAATCCGCCAATGATAAAGCAGCGCAATCCATCTTCTTAAGTGAATATTTTAAACAACACGGCTATTACACGGCTGCGGTTGGTAAAATATTCCATCAAGATGTGGCTGAAGGCAGCTTTGATGAGTTTGGCGGTCGCGTAAAAATGTTCGGCCCTTATGCACCTAAAGCCTTAAATTGGGATAAAAAAGGCACAAGTACCGACTGGGGAGCCTACCCTGAACGCGACGATCAAATGCCAGATTATGACTCAGCCAATTGGTTGATCGAGCAATTAGAACGGGAGCATGACAAGCCCTTTTTCCTTGCGGGTGGTTTTTTACGTCCACACGTACCTTGGACTGTGCCGCAAAAATGGCTCGATATGCATCCGATTGAGGACATCGAATTACCACCGTATTTGAAAGATGATATGGACGATGTTCCAGAAATAGCCAAACGGATCACCGAATTTAAAATGATGCCAACCACTGAATGGGCAAAAGAATCTGGACAATGGAAATATATAGTACAAGCTTACCTAGCCAGCGTTTCATTTGTTGATTCTTGTATTGGTAAAGTATTAGATGCGCTAGATAATAGCCAATATGCCGACAATACGGCTGTCGTGTTATGGGGCGATCATGGTTATGACATTGGCGAAAAAAACCGCTTTGCTAAAATGGCTCTGTGGGAAACATCAACAAAGACACCACTGATAATCAAGCCACCAAAATCATCGGGCAAACAAGTGAGTTCACGTCCTGTTAGCTTGCTGGATTTGTACCCAACTTTAGTCAAAATGTGTGGATTGCCAGAAAACACATACAACCAAGGTAATGATCTAACCCCGTTACTTTTCAAGCCTGATGCGCAATGGCAACACGCTGCAGTGACCACATTTGGTCCGAATAACCATGCGGTGAAAACCGATAGATATCGCTATATTCGTTACGAAGATGGTAGTGAGGAGTTATATGACCACAAAACTGATCCCAATGAATGGCACAACATAGCCAACAACAAAGATTACCAAGGAATAAAAGACCAACTCAGTCAGCACTTACCACGAGAAAACGCCGCTTGGTCGCCGGTTTCGCAATTTAGAAGTAATGATTACTTTAAAGCGATTACGGATGCGGTGCAAAGTAACAAGATGTAA
- a CDS encoding glycoside hydrolase family 16 protein: MFLSRCSIKKVSAISLSLAGLLSVSGCNMTSNTTDRVAGVDPASDPNVQPYQGTAVSGYKLTWSDEFNGTEVDENRWHYRVDCKHWSQQKPENNKVYGGLYRTILKKETVSCPNNRWLQPGQSKGDKPAGVVQYTAGGIISNDEFRYGYYEARLKTPVGAGWHSSFWMMRNLTKGQDASSLAQNPLTRKDVTSQIELDPFENDSIDPKHFQIDAHQWKPEPGTEDPGRTQNKVGTKQVYFKDDTLLTDFHVIGMEFTETTLRYFFDGKLMKETSFAADRYKHNDVSIWLTVIGTYLGKTQAIDDSRLPEQFQVDYVRFFEK; this comes from the coding sequence ATGTTTTTATCTCGTTGTTCTATCAAAAAAGTGAGTGCAATTAGCTTAAGTTTAGCTGGTTTGTTGAGTGTATCTGGCTGCAACATGACATCAAATACAACAGATCGTGTTGCTGGTGTTGATCCTGCCAGTGATCCCAATGTACAGCCTTATCAAGGCACCGCGGTAAGTGGCTACAAGTTAACTTGGTCAGACGAATTTAATGGTACAGAAGTCGATGAAAACCGTTGGCATTATCGAGTGGACTGTAAACATTGGAGCCAACAAAAACCGGAAAATAACAAGGTTTATGGCGGTTTGTATCGCACTATTTTGAAAAAAGAAACCGTTAGTTGTCCGAATAATCGTTGGTTACAGCCAGGCCAAAGCAAAGGTGATAAACCGGCTGGCGTTGTGCAATATACCGCAGGTGGCATTATTTCTAACGATGAATTTCGTTACGGTTACTACGAAGCTCGCCTTAAAACACCAGTCGGTGCTGGGTGGCACAGTTCATTCTGGATGATGCGCAACTTAACCAAAGGCCAAGATGCCAGCTCGCTTGCGCAAAACCCATTAACCCGCAAAGATGTCACCAGTCAAATTGAATTAGACCCGTTTGAGAATGATTCAATCGACCCCAAACATTTTCAAATTGATGCGCACCAATGGAAACCAGAGCCGGGTACAGAAGACCCAGGCCGTACACAAAACAAGGTGGGTACTAAGCAAGTTTACTTTAAGGATGACACGCTATTAACGGATTTCCATGTGATAGGCATGGAGTTTACCGAAACCACATTACGCTACTTTTTTGATGGCAAGTTGATGAAAGAAACCAGCTTTGCGGCTGACCGCTACAAGCATAACGACGTGAGTATTTGGTTAACCGTAATTGGCACTTACTTAGGTAAAACGCAAGCGATTGATGACTCACGCTTACCTGAGCAGTTCCAAGTCGACTATGTGCGCTTTTTTGAAAAATAG